A window of Cucurbita pepo subsp. pepo cultivar mu-cu-16 chromosome LG06, ASM280686v2, whole genome shotgun sequence contains these coding sequences:
- the LOC111797701 gene encoding alkylated DNA repair protein alkB homolog 8 — protein sequence MDLPRFARPRGDNGSSSSSPNLYVANCGPAVGISHRAVAAVFGDFGDVKGVHAADETGTRVIVCFSEESSARAALEALHGRPCSLLGGRTLHIRYSIIRPSISQLNDSVSVSLSASELDIPGLYLLHDFVTAKEEEELLSEVDARPWNNLAKRRVQHYGYEFCYQTRNVNTRHQLGELPSFVSHVVDRISMFPNAEDVADAVLDQLTVNEYPPGVGLSPHIDTHSAFEGLIFSLSLAGPCIMEFRRYTEGAWHKCPSNIDLKMENSVNDSNYLRKAIYLPPRSMLLLSGEARYAWHHYIPHHKIDMVKDSAIRRGPRRVSFTFRKVRTDPCRCKFPHYCDSQR from the exons ATGGACTTGCCAAGATTCGCCCGTCCAAGGGGAGATAATGGATCTTCATCTTCTAGCCCTAATCTCTACGTCGCCAACTGTGGACCGGCCGTCGGAATCAGCCACCGCGCAGTTGCGGCGGTTTTTGGCGATTTTGGGGACGTGAAAGGGGTTCACGCAGCTGACGAGACCGGCACTCGCGTCATTGTATGCTTTTCCGAAGAATCCAGCGCCCGAGCCGCTCTTGAGGCGCTACACGGCCGCCCTTGCTCTCTTCTCGGAGGCCGGACTTTGCACATACGCTATTCCATCATCAGGCCGTCCATTTCGCAGCTTAATGATTCTGTTTCAGTTTCTTTGTCGGCTTCGGAGTTGGACATTCCTGGACTTTACCTATTGCACGACTTCGTCACTGCTAAAGAAGAGGAG GAATTGCTTTCGGAAGTTGATGCTCGGCCTTGGAATAATCTGGCGAAACGTAGAGTTCAGCATTATGGATATGAATTTTGCTATCAA ACGAGAAATGTTAATACTAGACATCAGTTGGGCGAACTTCCATCATTTGTTTCTCATGTAGTTGATCGGATCTCCATGTTTCCAAACGCTGAGGATGTTGCAGATGCTGTTCTTGATCAATTGACT GTTAATGAATACCCACCTGGGGTGGGTTTGTCTCCTCATATAGACACCCATTCTGCATTTGAAGGATTGATTTTCAGCCTTTCCTTAGCAGGGCCATGCATTATGGAGTTTAGGAGGTATACCGAAGGCGCTTGGCACAAATGCCCTTCAAATATAGATTTGAAAATGGAGAATTCAGTAAACGACTCAAATTATCTGAGGAAAGCCATTTATCTTCCTCCTCGGTCGATGCTCCTACTGTCTGGAGAGGCACGTTACGCTTGGCATCATTACATTCCTCACCACAAG ATTGACATGGTGAAGGACAGTGCAATCAGAAGGGGTCCTAGGAGGGTTTCTTTTACGTTTCGCAAG GTGAGAACTGATCCTTGCCGGTGCAAATTTCCTCATTATTGCGATTCTCAGAGATAA
- the LOC111797697 gene encoding rop guanine nucleotide exchange factor 14-like isoform X1, producing MMSMRRSLACCTRDRGVSLACCTRDRGVSLDMDEQERIMTFNGLESCVLNNQTYENESGSGTTDSLEDHDSSCSSSKDACGSFSSKWLAMPRDEQDLDEWELAESPQQLYMKEKHDHTVQDSDVEAMKEKFTKLLLGEDVTGGQKGLSSALSLSNAINNLAASVFGELWKLEPLPEERKSKWRREMDWLLSPTHYMVELVPTKQNGTSGRVMEIMIPKVRGDVHVNLPALQKLDSILIGTLDSMAKTEFWYAEVGSRAEGRSKSMDQSMRWWLPLPQVPSTGLSENERKKLLNHGRVVHQVFKAAKSINESILCQMPVPTVIREAVRASGKANLSEELYKILISESGPAENMLNQLNLESDHGVLEAINRLEAAIFTLKEKYTEQSGNKSPVRTSWPFVKDKMAGMDKSKLLTCRAEILLQLLKSKYPNHPQTFLDISKIQYGKDVGHLILEAYSRVLGNLAYIILSRIADVLQEDVMCNNPNSPAPCCFPGMSLLNNCRDQMSALHAWQPLLGHPNSRPNMTFSASKVRGNSPTASPSRNRTSWCMGREVCRSVSSGNNSP from the exons ATGATGTCGATGCGGAGAAGCCTGGCTTGCTGCACAAGGGACCGAGGAGTCAGCCTGGCTTGCTGCACAAGGGACCGAGGAGTCAGCCTGGACATGGACGAGCAAGAGA GGATTATGACTTTTAATGGTCTAGAGAGTTGCGTTTTAAACAATCAAACCTATGAAAATGAAAGCGGATCGGGTACAACTGACTCATTGGAGGATCATGATTCAAGCTGTTCTTCTAGCAAGGATGCTTGTGGATCTTTCTCCTCAAAATGGTTGGCAATGCCTAGGGACGAGCAGGATTTGGATGAGTGGGAACTAGCAGAAAGCCCTCAGCAATTATACATGAAAGAGAAACATGATCACACCGTTCAGGATTCAGACGTGGAAGCAATGAAAGAAAAGTTCACAAAACTATTGCTTGGTGAAGATGTCACAGGAGGGCAGAAAGGGCTCAGCTCTGCCTTGTCACTGTCTAATGCCATCAACAACCTAGCAG CCTCGGTTTTTGGAGAATTGTGGAAATTGGAACCTCTTCCTGAGGAGAGGAAGAGTAAATGGAGAAGGGAAATGGACTGGTTGCTCTCTCCTACTCACTATATGGTTGAATTGGTTCCTACAAAGCAAAATGGTACGAGCGGTAGAGTAATGGAG ATAATGATTCCGAAGGTTCGGGGAGATGTCCATGTGAATCTTCCCGCTCTCCAGAAGTTAGATTCCATTCTAATT GGAACACTGGATTCAATGGCGAAGACTGAGTTTTGGTATGCAGAAGTTGGTAGCAGGGCTGAAGGAAGAAGCAAGAGTATGGACCAAAGCATGAGGTGGTGGCTTCCATTACCACAAGTACCATCCACTGGACTATCTGAGAATGAGAGGAAGAAATTGCTCAACCATGGCCGAGTTGTACATCAAGTATTCAAAGCTGCCAAATCCATCAATGAAAGCATTTTGTGTCAAATGCCCGTACCAACTGTTATAAGGGAGGCAGTCCGAGCT TCTGGAAAAGCAAACCTGAGTGAAGAACTTTACAAGATTCTGATATCAGAATCTGGTCCAGCCGAGAACATGCTGAATCAGCTTAATCTAGAATCCGACCATGGAGTCCTCGAGGCTATAAACCGCCTCGAAGCTGCAATATTCACCTTGAAAGAGAAATACACCGAACAAAGTGGCAACAAATCTCCAGTTCGAACTTCTTGGCCTTTTGTCAAGGACAAAATGGCTGGTATGGATAAGTCGAAATTACTAACTTGTCGAGCCGAGATTCTTCTACAGCTACTGAAATCAAAATATCCAAATCATCCTCAAACCTTTCTGGATATCTCAAAAATCCAATATGGGAAG GACGTCGGGCACTTGATTCTGGAAGCGTATTCACGGGTGCTCGGAAACTTGGCGTACATTATACTCTCTAGAATTGCAGATGTTCTGCAAGAGGATGTTATGTGCAACAACCCAAATTCACCTGCACCATGCTGTTTTCCGGGGATGAGTCTGTTGAACAATTGCAGGGATCAAATGTCTGCTCTCCATGCGTGGCAGCCGCTTCTCGGCCACCCGAACAGTCGTCCCAATATGACATTCTCAGCCAGCAAAGTCAGAGGAAACTCTCCGACTGCAAGTCCGAGCCGAAACCGAACGTCGTGGTGCATGGGGAGAGAGGTTTGTAGGAGTGTTTCATCTGGAAATAACTCACCATAG
- the LOC111797697 gene encoding rop guanine nucleotide exchange factor 14-like isoform X2, translated as MMSMRRSLACCTRDRGVSLDMDEQERIMTFNGLESCVLNNQTYENESGSGTTDSLEDHDSSCSSSKDACGSFSSKWLAMPRDEQDLDEWELAESPQQLYMKEKHDHTVQDSDVEAMKEKFTKLLLGEDVTGGQKGLSSALSLSNAINNLAASVFGELWKLEPLPEERKSKWRREMDWLLSPTHYMVELVPTKQNGTSGRVMEIMIPKVRGDVHVNLPALQKLDSILIGTLDSMAKTEFWYAEVGSRAEGRSKSMDQSMRWWLPLPQVPSTGLSENERKKLLNHGRVVHQVFKAAKSINESILCQMPVPTVIREAVRASGKANLSEELYKILISESGPAENMLNQLNLESDHGVLEAINRLEAAIFTLKEKYTEQSGNKSPVRTSWPFVKDKMAGMDKSKLLTCRAEILLQLLKSKYPNHPQTFLDISKIQYGKDVGHLILEAYSRVLGNLAYIILSRIADVLQEDVMCNNPNSPAPCCFPGMSLLNNCRDQMSALHAWQPLLGHPNSRPNMTFSASKVRGNSPTASPSRNRTSWCMGREVCRSVSSGNNSP; from the exons ATGATGTCGATGCGGAGAAGCCTGGCTTGCTGCACAAGGGACCGAG GAGTCAGCCTGGACATGGACGAGCAAGAGA GGATTATGACTTTTAATGGTCTAGAGAGTTGCGTTTTAAACAATCAAACCTATGAAAATGAAAGCGGATCGGGTACAACTGACTCATTGGAGGATCATGATTCAAGCTGTTCTTCTAGCAAGGATGCTTGTGGATCTTTCTCCTCAAAATGGTTGGCAATGCCTAGGGACGAGCAGGATTTGGATGAGTGGGAACTAGCAGAAAGCCCTCAGCAATTATACATGAAAGAGAAACATGATCACACCGTTCAGGATTCAGACGTGGAAGCAATGAAAGAAAAGTTCACAAAACTATTGCTTGGTGAAGATGTCACAGGAGGGCAGAAAGGGCTCAGCTCTGCCTTGTCACTGTCTAATGCCATCAACAACCTAGCAG CCTCGGTTTTTGGAGAATTGTGGAAATTGGAACCTCTTCCTGAGGAGAGGAAGAGTAAATGGAGAAGGGAAATGGACTGGTTGCTCTCTCCTACTCACTATATGGTTGAATTGGTTCCTACAAAGCAAAATGGTACGAGCGGTAGAGTAATGGAG ATAATGATTCCGAAGGTTCGGGGAGATGTCCATGTGAATCTTCCCGCTCTCCAGAAGTTAGATTCCATTCTAATT GGAACACTGGATTCAATGGCGAAGACTGAGTTTTGGTATGCAGAAGTTGGTAGCAGGGCTGAAGGAAGAAGCAAGAGTATGGACCAAAGCATGAGGTGGTGGCTTCCATTACCACAAGTACCATCCACTGGACTATCTGAGAATGAGAGGAAGAAATTGCTCAACCATGGCCGAGTTGTACATCAAGTATTCAAAGCTGCCAAATCCATCAATGAAAGCATTTTGTGTCAAATGCCCGTACCAACTGTTATAAGGGAGGCAGTCCGAGCT TCTGGAAAAGCAAACCTGAGTGAAGAACTTTACAAGATTCTGATATCAGAATCTGGTCCAGCCGAGAACATGCTGAATCAGCTTAATCTAGAATCCGACCATGGAGTCCTCGAGGCTATAAACCGCCTCGAAGCTGCAATATTCACCTTGAAAGAGAAATACACCGAACAAAGTGGCAACAAATCTCCAGTTCGAACTTCTTGGCCTTTTGTCAAGGACAAAATGGCTGGTATGGATAAGTCGAAATTACTAACTTGTCGAGCCGAGATTCTTCTACAGCTACTGAAATCAAAATATCCAAATCATCCTCAAACCTTTCTGGATATCTCAAAAATCCAATATGGGAAG GACGTCGGGCACTTGATTCTGGAAGCGTATTCACGGGTGCTCGGAAACTTGGCGTACATTATACTCTCTAGAATTGCAGATGTTCTGCAAGAGGATGTTATGTGCAACAACCCAAATTCACCTGCACCATGCTGTTTTCCGGGGATGAGTCTGTTGAACAATTGCAGGGATCAAATGTCTGCTCTCCATGCGTGGCAGCCGCTTCTCGGCCACCCGAACAGTCGTCCCAATATGACATTCTCAGCCAGCAAAGTCAGAGGAAACTCTCCGACTGCAAGTCCGAGCCGAAACCGAACGTCGTGGTGCATGGGGAGAGAGGTTTGTAGGAGTGTTTCATCTGGAAATAACTCACCATAG